Proteins from a genomic interval of Shewanella seohaensis:
- the trpB gene encoding tryptophan synthase subunit beta — protein MSQLKLNPYFGEYGGMYVPQILVPALKQLENAFVEAQADESFQTEFTDLLKNYAGRPTALTLTRNLSPNPMVKIYLKREDLLHGGAHKTNQVLGQALLAKRMGKKEIIAETGAGQHGVATALACALLGLKCKVYMGAKDVARQSPNVFRMRLMGAEVIPVTSGSATLKDACNEAMRDWSGSYEKAHYLLGTAAGPHPFPTIVREFQRMIGEETKKQMLEREGRLPDAVIACVGGGSNAIGMFADFIDETSVELIGVEPAGKGIDTHMHGAPLKHGKTGIFFGMKAPLMQDSEGQIEESYSISAGLDFPSVGPQHAHLNAIGRARYESATDDEALEAFQLLARSEGIIPALESAHALAYALRLAKECTKETILVVNLSGRGDKDIFTVSDILNGKEE, from the coding sequence ATGTCACAGTTAAAGCTTAACCCTTATTTCGGCGAATACGGCGGTATGTATGTGCCGCAGATTTTAGTCCCCGCCCTCAAGCAACTCGAAAACGCCTTTGTCGAAGCACAGGCTGATGAATCCTTTCAAACCGAGTTTACCGACCTGCTTAAAAACTACGCGGGCCGCCCAACGGCACTGACACTAACCCGCAATTTAAGCCCTAATCCTATGGTAAAAATCTACCTCAAGCGGGAAGATTTACTCCACGGCGGCGCCCATAAAACCAACCAAGTATTAGGCCAAGCATTACTGGCTAAACGCATGGGGAAAAAGGAAATTATTGCCGAAACCGGCGCTGGCCAGCACGGTGTTGCCACCGCCCTTGCCTGTGCGCTGCTGGGATTAAAATGCAAAGTGTATATGGGCGCGAAAGACGTTGCCCGCCAATCACCTAACGTATTTAGAATGCGTTTGATGGGCGCAGAAGTCATTCCTGTCACCTCAGGCTCGGCCACCTTAAAAGATGCCTGTAACGAGGCGATGCGCGACTGGTCTGGTAGCTACGAAAAAGCCCACTATCTATTAGGCACAGCCGCAGGGCCACATCCCTTCCCGACCATAGTGCGTGAGTTCCAACGTATGATCGGCGAAGAAACCAAGAAGCAAATGCTGGAGCGCGAAGGTCGTCTGCCCGATGCGGTGATCGCCTGTGTCGGCGGTGGCTCTAATGCCATTGGTATGTTCGCCGACTTTATTGATGAAACCAGTGTCGAGCTGATTGGGGTCGAACCCGCCGGTAAAGGCATCGATACCCATATGCACGGCGCGCCACTCAAACATGGCAAAACCGGGATTTTCTTTGGTATGAAGGCGCCCTTGATGCAGGACAGTGAAGGCCAAATCGAAGAGTCCTATTCGATTTCGGCAGGCCTTGACTTCCCATCCGTCGGCCCACAACACGCCCATTTGAACGCGATAGGCCGTGCGCGCTACGAATCGGCCACCGATGATGAAGCCCTAGAAGCCTTCCAATTATTGGCTCGCAGCGAAGGGATTATCCCCGCGCTCGAATCGGCCCACGCCCTCGCTTACGCCCTGCGCCTAGCGAAAGAGTGCACCAAAGAAACCATTTTGGTCGTTAACCTCTCGGGCCGAGGCGATAAGGATATTTTCACTGTGTCAGACATTTTAAACGGTAAAGAGGAATAA
- a CDS encoding DUF2798 domain-containing protein — MSSVNSVPTPKPRTIFGTPKLPAKYATVVMPFFLSILMSCIVSGISTFNGVGASAQFVELWLSAWGISWAVAFPTLLMVLPLVRKLTAAFVQLP; from the coding sequence ATGTCTAGCGTAAACTCAGTCCCGACTCCCAAGCCCCGCACGATTTTTGGTACGCCTAAGCTACCCGCTAAATACGCTACGGTTGTGATGCCATTTTTTCTTTCGATTTTAATGAGCTGCATCGTGTCAGGGATCAGTACCTTCAACGGTGTCGGTGCATCGGCGCAATTTGTTGAGCTTTGGCTGAGTGCGTGGGGGATTTCATGGGCAGTGGCCTTCCCAACCTTACTGATGGTATTACCTTTAGTTCGAAAGTTAACCGCCGCGTTTGTGCAATTACCTTAG
- a CDS encoding lysine N(6)-hydroxylase/L-ornithine N(5)-oxygenase family protein — protein MTTPKKENDRRIFDLLGIGIGPFNLGLAALSEPIDGFSCLFLDAKTEFDWHPGMLLSASRLQTPFMSDLVTMADPTSRYSYLNFAKRTGRLYPFYIRENFFLPRNEYNQYCQWVSKQLSNLRFGFKVTQLDYNAGEGIYHVTGVDRRSSQPQTYLCRKLVLGTGTTPYVPDNCPLHDPRVMHSASYMQQKTYLQSQNAITVIGSGQSAAEIFYDLLQDIDTYGYQLNWMTRSPRFYPLEYTKLTLEMTSPDYVDYFHELSPEKRSRLIAKQKSLYKGINAELINDIYDLLYQKRLVSDIQCQLLTNVALDKIETSGDTLTLKFNHLEQEYALEQQTGAVVLGTGYQYRLPEFIQGIKSQIEFDDRGQLAIQRDYGIDVRGDIFIQNAGLHTHGISSPDLGMGCYRNATILQAVLGYAPYPIEDSIAFQTFDPTKIRARQHQPTSTYSATKAIPSKPLPSAAQPTQNSNCEPQAALRISPSGGSVSVLMAPNKEAQ, from the coding sequence GTGACTACCCCAAAAAAGGAAAACGATCGCAGGATTTTCGATCTACTCGGTATCGGCATAGGTCCATTCAATCTCGGATTGGCCGCCCTGAGTGAACCTATCGATGGCTTTAGCTGTTTGTTTCTTGATGCCAAAACCGAGTTTGATTGGCATCCAGGCATGCTGCTCAGCGCTTCTCGGCTGCAAACACCGTTTATGTCCGACTTAGTGACCATGGCCGATCCCACCAGTCGCTATAGTTACCTCAATTTTGCCAAGCGAACTGGCAGGCTGTACCCCTTTTATATCCGCGAAAACTTTTTCCTGCCACGGAATGAGTATAACCAGTATTGTCAATGGGTTAGCAAACAACTCTCCAACTTGAGATTTGGTTTTAAAGTCACCCAACTCGATTACAACGCCGGTGAAGGTATCTACCATGTTACGGGTGTGGATAGACGCAGCAGCCAGCCCCAAACCTATTTGTGCCGCAAACTGGTGCTCGGCACTGGCACCACGCCCTATGTGCCAGACAATTGCCCGCTACATGACCCCCGTGTGATGCATAGCGCTAGCTATATGCAGCAAAAAACCTACCTGCAGAGCCAAAACGCCATTACCGTGATCGGCAGTGGTCAAAGCGCCGCGGAAATCTTTTACGATCTTCTGCAAGATATTGATACCTATGGTTATCAATTAAATTGGATGACCCGCTCGCCACGCTTTTATCCGCTTGAATACACCAAACTCACCCTAGAAATGACTTCGCCAGATTATGTGGATTACTTCCATGAACTGTCGCCAGAAAAGCGCAGTCGCTTGATTGCGAAGCAAAAATCCCTCTACAAGGGGATCAATGCCGAGTTAATCAACGATATTTATGACCTGCTTTACCAAAAACGTTTAGTCAGCGATATCCAATGCCAACTGCTGACCAACGTGGCGCTCGATAAGATAGAGACCTCGGGCGACACGCTGACACTCAAGTTCAACCACCTCGAACAGGAATATGCCCTCGAGCAACAGACGGGCGCCGTCGTCTTAGGCACTGGCTATCAATATCGTTTACCCGAATTTATTCAAGGTATTAAATCACAAATTGAATTTGATGATCGCGGCCAACTCGCCATTCAACGGGATTATGGCATCGATGTCAGAGGCGATATTTTTATCCAAAATGCGGGCCTGCATACCCATGGCATCAGCTCACCGGATTTGGGCATGGGCTGCTATCGCAATGCGACGATTCTGCAAGCGGTTTTAGGTTACGCGCCCTATCCGATTGAAGACAGTATCGCCTTCCAAACCTTCGATCCAACTAAGATCCGCGCGCGGCAACACCAACCCACGAGCACCTATTCGGCAACAAAAGCCATACCAAGCAAGCCGCTACCTTCGGCGGCGCAACCTACACAAAATAGTAATTGTGAGCCACAGGCAGCACTGCGGATAAGTCCTTCAGGCGGCAGTGTGTCGGTATTGATGGCGCCAAACAAGGAGGCGCAGTAA
- a CDS encoding GNAT family N-acetyltransferase: MASQWSRHSAVSLSKPIVIDEFVFTPLNLPQQLSMLQRWFNQDYARFWGMQGMSLDALAQAMAPSEHKLALIGEWQAKPLFMVELYDPAHDEVGEHYAVERLDCGMHLILAPLEGKPVHGLSGQVMQAIAELILDKLAFKRMVVEPDQQNHKIHRLNSQIGIRYQKAIQLRSKAAFLGFCSAESRQLAQKTSALFMQRTASLATQATQATHAPHATAVNPIILQVNR; the protein is encoded by the coding sequence ATGGCCAGCCAATGGAGTCGCCACAGTGCGGTCTCACTCTCAAAACCCATTGTGATTGATGAGTTTGTGTTTACACCACTCAATCTCCCGCAACAGCTGTCTATGTTGCAGCGCTGGTTTAATCAAGACTATGCCCGCTTTTGGGGGATGCAGGGGATGAGTCTCGATGCACTTGCTCAGGCGATGGCGCCAAGCGAGCACAAGCTCGCGCTGATAGGTGAATGGCAAGCCAAGCCGCTGTTTATGGTGGAGTTATACGATCCCGCCCACGATGAAGTGGGTGAGCATTACGCCGTGGAGCGGCTCGATTGCGGCATGCACCTCATCCTCGCGCCGCTTGAGGGCAAGCCTGTTCATGGCTTGTCCGGCCAAGTGATGCAGGCTATTGCCGAGCTTATTCTCGACAAGCTCGCCTTTAAACGAATGGTGGTCGAGCCGGATCAGCAAAATCACAAGATCCACCGCTTAAATAGCCAAATTGGGATCCGCTACCAAAAAGCCATTCAACTGCGTAGCAAAGCCGCATTCCTCGGCTTTTGTAGCGCCGAGAGTCGCCAATTAGCGCAAAAGACTAGCGCACTTTTTATGCAGCGCACTGCATCCCTAGCGACTCAAGCAACCCAAGCAACTCATGCGCCCCACGCAACCGCAGTTAACCCTATCATTTTGCAGGTAAACCGATGA
- the fhuF gene encoding siderophore-iron reductase FhuF, producing the protein MARQRETVPTLAKLSRGTQPDHTKHCHSKCSQSLNTVVGAQTTTKLTALSPADLTQVAKTFNQRLALRAPFYAQHFVATTKPQGLSIDTWSQPAVYQQLLLDFAKAYPPLGKTTSSIQSENIPEQLLLSHSHNSKALHSLWGQWYFGLLVPPMLEWIISAPQSLVSTIEQIEQIDIAPKHFYLRPHDSGRVAGFEFQLTPTPRDNVAIVKAGIVKSTVLTPPRERRLIQWIQSHLIPSVERLTGLSPTPAKLYWSHLGYLIHWYLGEMALPDIEFEQLKALLFNTISFDDGEDNPLYNSINLLPASATHSDNIRRVCCLRYQLANSHRCVDCPLATRAQAKHAAQA; encoded by the coding sequence ATGGCGCGCCAAAGGGAAACGGTACCGACCTTAGCCAAGCTTTCCAGAGGGACCCAACCTGATCATACCAAGCACTGCCATAGCAAATGCTCGCAAAGTTTAAACACTGTGGTCGGCGCGCAAACAACAACCAAGCTAACAGCGCTAAGCCCTGCGGATTTAACTCAAGTCGCCAAAACGTTTAATCAACGACTGGCGCTGCGCGCCCCATTTTATGCCCAGCACTTTGTGGCAACCACCAAACCCCAAGGACTCAGTATTGATACTTGGAGTCAGCCAGCCGTTTATCAGCAGCTTTTACTGGATTTTGCCAAGGCCTATCCACCCTTGGGAAAAACTACATCTTCCATCCAGTCAGAAAATATTCCCGAGCAGTTATTGCTCAGCCATAGCCATAATTCCAAAGCCCTGCACTCGCTCTGGGGACAGTGGTATTTCGGTTTGTTAGTGCCGCCCATGTTGGAATGGATCATTAGCGCGCCGCAGTCGCTCGTGAGCACCATTGAGCAGATTGAGCAGATTGATATAGCGCCTAAGCATTTTTATCTTCGGCCCCATGATTCGGGCAGAGTCGCAGGTTTTGAGTTTCAATTAACTCCCACTCCTCGGGATAACGTCGCCATAGTTAAAGCCGGCATAGTTAAATCCACTGTCTTAACGCCACCCCGCGAGCGACGACTTATCCAGTGGATTCAAAGCCATCTAATCCCGAGCGTTGAGCGATTAACCGGTTTAAGCCCAACCCCCGCAAAGTTGTATTGGAGCCATTTAGGCTACCTTATTCACTGGTATTTGGGCGAAATGGCATTGCCAGATATTGAGTTTGAACAGCTTAAGGCGCTGCTATTTAACACAATATCCTTTGACGATGGCGAAGATAATCCACTCTACAACAGCATTAATCTGCTGCCCGCCTCAGCAACTCACTCAGACAATATTCGCCGCGTGTGCTGCTTAAGGTATCAACTTGCCAACAGTCATCGCTGCGTAGATTGCCCGTTAGCCACGCGCGCCCAAGCCAAACATGCCGCACAAGCTTAG
- a CDS encoding septation protein A, whose protein sequence is MKQLLDFLPLIIFFAVYKFFDIYIASGALIAATALQLVVTYALYKKLEKMHLITFAMVTVFGTLTLVFHDDAFIKWKVTIIYALFALALGVSQLLNKSILKSMLGKEMKVADKIWAHVTWYWVSFFTICGLVNIYVAFRLPLETWVNFKVFGLTALTLINTVITVFYLYKHLPEDQRKELK, encoded by the coding sequence ATGAAACAACTGCTTGATTTTCTGCCCCTCATTATCTTTTTTGCCGTCTATAAATTTTTCGATATTTATATCGCCAGTGGCGCCTTAATCGCAGCCACTGCACTGCAATTAGTCGTGACCTATGCGCTGTACAAAAAATTGGAGAAGATGCACCTAATTACCTTCGCTATGGTGACAGTGTTTGGCACCCTCACCTTAGTGTTCCATGACGATGCCTTTATCAAGTGGAAAGTCACTATTATTTATGCTTTATTTGCCCTAGCCCTTGGCGTGAGCCAGCTACTCAACAAGTCGATTTTAAAGTCCATGTTGGGTAAAGAGATGAAGGTGGCCGATAAGATTTGGGCACACGTAACTTGGTACTGGGTAAGCTTTTTTACCATCTGTGGCCTAGTCAATATCTATGTCGCCTTTAGACTGCCGTTAGAAACTTGGGTGAACTTTAAAGTGTTTGGCCTCACCGCCTTAACCCTGATTAATACCGTTATCACCGTCTTTTACCTTTATAAACATCTTCCCGAAGATCAACGCAAGGAACTCAAATAA
- a CDS encoding YciI family protein — protein sequence MWYMISAQDVENSLEKRLAARPAHLARLQELADEGRLLVAGPHPAIDSENPGDAGFSGSLVVADFDSLATAQAWADADPYFAAGVYQSVVVKPFKRVLP from the coding sequence ATGTGGTATATGATTTCAGCTCAAGATGTTGAGAACAGCTTAGAAAAACGTTTAGCGGCGCGTCCTGCGCATTTAGCTCGCTTACAGGAACTGGCCGATGAAGGTCGTTTGCTGGTTGCGGGTCCACACCCTGCTATCGATAGCGAAAACCCTGGCGATGCGGGTTTTAGCGGCTCATTAGTGGTGGCGGATTTCGATTCGTTAGCCACGGCTCAAGCCTGGGCAGATGCCGATCCTTACTTCGCTGCGGGCGTATATCAAAGCGTTGTGGTAAAACCCTTCAAACGAGTTCTCCCTTAA
- the xthA gene encoding exodeoxyribonuclease III has translation MKIVSFNINGLRSRLHQLQALIDSHQPDIIGLQETKVHDEAFPLAEVEAMGYHVHYHGGKAHYGVAMLSKVAPIKVQKGFATDEEDAQRRMIIGTFAQANGRPLTVLNGYFPQGESIDHPTKYPAKRKFYQDLMAHLHANHSNDEDIAIIGDINISPIDLDIGIGEVNRKRWLKTGKCSFQPEEREWLKTLQDWGLVDTFRQLHPDRSERYSWFDYRSKGFDDNRGLRIDVILATPSLAARLVESDVDYDLRGIDKPSDHAPIWSTFKEA, from the coding sequence ATGAAAATCGTTTCTTTCAATATCAATGGATTGCGTTCTCGCCTGCATCAATTGCAAGCGTTAATCGACAGCCATCAGCCCGATATTATCGGCCTGCAAGAAACCAAAGTGCACGATGAAGCCTTCCCGCTCGCCGAAGTCGAGGCCATGGGCTATCACGTGCATTACCACGGTGGCAAGGCACACTATGGCGTAGCCATGCTCTCCAAAGTCGCCCCAATTAAGGTGCAAAAGGGCTTTGCAACCGATGAAGAAGATGCGCAGCGCCGCATGATTATCGGCACCTTTGCTCAGGCAAATGGCCGTCCGTTAACTGTGTTGAATGGTTATTTCCCTCAGGGCGAAAGCATTGATCATCCGACAAAGTATCCTGCTAAGCGTAAGTTTTATCAGGACTTAATGGCACATTTGCACGCTAATCATAGCAACGATGAAGATATCGCCATCATTGGGGACATCAATATTTCGCCCATCGATTTGGATATCGGCATCGGTGAAGTCAACCGCAAACGTTGGCTAAAAACCGGAAAATGCAGCTTCCAACCCGAAGAGCGTGAATGGCTGAAAACCCTGCAAGATTGGGGATTGGTGGACACCTTCCGTCAACTCCACCCCGACCGCAGCGAGCGTTATTCATGGTTCGATTACCGCAGCAAAGGCTTCGATGATAACCGCGGCCTACGCATCGATGTGATCTTAGCCACGCCGTCACTGGCCGCACGTTTAGTCGAATCCGACGTCGATTACGATTTGCGAGGCATCGATAAACCCTCAGATCACGCGCCAATTTGGAGCACCTTTAAAGAAGCCTAA
- a CDS encoding DMP19 family protein — MPTIKELIDELEAEINNGGFDQFFYNSAGDHTEDTIHALVKIGAVYTADIVRRAASKFPGGMPPKDRDARQELLEVISPDSDSFEDFDEAFLAYEDDLASLVSSHEG, encoded by the coding sequence GTGCCAACGATTAAAGAACTCATAGATGAGCTTGAGGCTGAAATAAATAATGGAGGCTTTGATCAATTCTTTTATAACTCGGCAGGTGATCACACAGAAGATACGATCCATGCTCTTGTAAAAATAGGAGCTGTTTACACTGCTGATATCGTCAGACGAGCAGCATCTAAATTTCCAGGCGGCATGCCTCCGAAAGATCGTGATGCAAGGCAAGAGTTATTGGAGGTTATTTCCCCTGATTCAGATTCCTTCGAGGATTTTGATGAGGCGTTTTTGGCATATGAAGATGATTTAGCTTCACTGGTATCGAGCCATGAAGGTTAA
- a CDS encoding methyl-accepting chemotaxis protein: MKQIQFRTIDAILIKFSLNGKFWVVCSMVALITAAVALVNYQHAHRNLEAASLARVQATVDAFAQVANAQQLTGDTLSQFARDNGLSVVSRQTDAQRQRENVTASASVGSSGALELSQNVAQWESEGRSDANLMFWLALIGLLPLFQLSYWISTSLGGGLWDMYMAIKRLADGDLSFRLNFFGTDDFSLIAREIDRCADNMSEMVSAIRSNAQTLSLAADEFNQQAKSSGELIGAQHQFLDSVAVAMAQMTSAIEEVSVNASNTSLQTKDNASQMSASQGRISHTVDSIGQLSTKIGAAFSSVEQLSKDAAGIDAVVTTINSISEQTNLLALNAAIEAARAGEQGRGFAVVADEVRTLAGRTQQATVEIQAMIEGLQSGTRQLSNITTEIVDRADEGRSAIIAVGDDVEGMAQSVNAVFDMSSQIAASAEEQSVAARDIAGQLNEIRHQSDTIKQTAQRSVTLAHDLQHASVELEGILKQYRTS, from the coding sequence ATGAAACAAATCCAGTTTCGCACCATTGATGCCATATTGATCAAATTCAGTCTCAACGGAAAGTTTTGGGTTGTCTGCTCTATGGTGGCGCTGATCACCGCCGCCGTTGCACTCGTCAATTACCAACATGCCCACCGCAACCTCGAAGCCGCCTCTTTAGCTCGGGTGCAGGCGACGGTCGATGCCTTTGCTCAAGTCGCGAATGCACAGCAGTTGACAGGGGATACGTTGTCACAGTTTGCCCGTGACAATGGTTTAAGTGTTGTCAGTCGCCAAACTGACGCTCAGCGCCAAAGAGAAAATGTGACCGCCAGTGCCAGCGTGGGATCCAGCGGCGCACTCGAGCTGTCGCAAAATGTTGCTCAATGGGAAAGCGAGGGGCGCAGCGATGCCAACTTAATGTTTTGGCTCGCGTTAATCGGTTTATTACCCTTATTCCAACTCAGCTACTGGATTTCAACCTCCCTCGGCGGTGGCCTGTGGGATATGTACATGGCCATCAAACGCTTAGCCGATGGCGACTTAAGTTTTAGATTAAACTTTTTCGGCACCGATGACTTCAGTTTAATCGCCCGCGAAATTGACCGCTGCGCCGATAACATGAGTGAAATGGTGAGTGCTATTCGCAGCAATGCTCAGACGCTCTCCCTCGCCGCCGATGAGTTTAATCAGCAGGCCAAAAGCAGTGGCGAGTTAATTGGTGCCCAGCATCAATTTTTAGACTCGGTTGCCGTTGCCATGGCGCAGATGACCTCGGCGATTGAAGAAGTGTCGGTCAATGCCAGTAATACCTCGCTCCAGACCAAAGATAACGCCAGCCAAATGAGTGCCAGCCAAGGACGTATTAGCCATACGGTCGACAGTATTGGGCAACTCTCAACCAAGATTGGCGCAGCATTTTCATCGGTAGAACAGTTATCTAAGGATGCGGCGGGTATCGATGCCGTGGTGACTACCATCAACAGTATTTCCGAGCAGACCAATTTGCTGGCGCTGAATGCGGCCATCGAAGCAGCCCGTGCGGGTGAGCAAGGCCGCGGTTTTGCGGTGGTTGCCGATGAAGTGCGTACCTTAGCGGGACGGACTCAACAAGCGACTGTTGAGATCCAAGCGATGATCGAAGGATTGCAATCGGGCACTCGTCAGCTCTCCAATATCACCACCGAGATTGTGGACCGCGCCGATGAAGGCCGCAGCGCCATTATTGCCGTGGGCGACGATGTCGAGGGGATGGCGCAATCGGTTAATGCCGTATTCGATATGAGCAGCCAGATTGCTGCATCGGCGGAAGAGCAGAGCGTGGCCGCTCGCGATATTGCTGGCCAACTCAATGAGATCCGCCATCAATCCGATACCATTAAACAAACGGCGCAGCGCAGTGTCACCCTAGCGCATGATTTGCAACATGCCTCGGTTGAACTCGAAGGGATCCTTAAACAGTACCGCACTAGCTAA
- a CDS encoding DUF1097 domain-containing protein, with protein MENRWQVAISAGLLAAVWCGIADAFHLVTWIGFLGCSTFFAQPKAGFQGVMMAWCTNLSGVFWAWLIISGSSFFVSPVAGYLFTGIATSAMCLQASYQKLSFIPGAFIGCCITFAMAGDVANIVPSLVLGALLGFCMSLLTAQLVTLRQKWSASTGSEIASAD; from the coding sequence ATGGAAAATCGTTGGCAAGTCGCTATTTCGGCGGGGCTATTAGCCGCTGTCTGGTGTGGTATCGCAGATGCCTTTCATCTCGTTACTTGGATTGGCTTTTTAGGTTGTAGCACCTTCTTTGCTCAGCCTAAGGCCGGTTTTCAAGGCGTGATGATGGCGTGGTGTACCAATCTCTCCGGTGTGTTTTGGGCTTGGCTCATTATCAGCGGTAGCAGTTTCTTCGTATCGCCTGTGGCGGGTTATCTGTTTACGGGTATCGCGACCTCGGCAATGTGCCTACAGGCCAGTTATCAAAAATTAAGTTTTATTCCCGGCGCCTTTATTGGCTGTTGTATTACCTTTGCCATGGCAGGGGATGTCGCCAATATTGTGCCATCCTTAGTGTTGGGCGCCCTGTTAGGTTTTTGCATGAGTTTGTTGACGGCGCAGTTAGTCACCCTTCGCCAAAAATGGTCAGCATCAACAGGTTCTGAAATCGCCAGTGCCGATTAA